The proteins below come from a single Mytilus edulis chromosome 5, xbMytEdul2.2, whole genome shotgun sequence genomic window:
- the LOC139524863 gene encoding aquaporin AQPAe.a-like isoform X2 yields the protein MSRSNLLITLRMATSIDDLKSVFFWRAVVAELIGTLLLVFVGCGSCLSWDEEKTNYNPVVQIAFCFGLSVGTIVWGIAHVSGGHINPAVTSAFFITRRISFAKAIFYIAAQCVGAILGALILKGVTPYQRWGALGTTGLNKEMETGRAFGVEFMITFVLVFTVFAACDGKRTDLKGSGPLSIGLSVTMCHLFAIPLTGSSMNSARSFGPAVAMNNWENHWVYWIGPILGGVVAGLLYEYIFAANASMNKIMEFLLSSRYDTEDFPAKEQKLKIMVDSDEDNIFNKTEENVQMIMHEKHHESS from the exons ATGAGTAGATCTAATTTACTTATTACTTTGAGAATGGCTACCAGTATTGACGATTTGAAGTCTGTATTTTTCTGGAGAGCGGTTGTAGCTGAATTAATTGGTACTTTGCTGCTTGTGTTCGTAGGCTGTGGCTCTTGCCTCTCGTGGGATGAGGAGAAGACGAACTATAACCCAGTCGTTCAGATAGCATTTTGTTTTGGTCTAAGTGTTGGAACCATAGTATGGGGGATTGCTCATGTTAGTGGCGGACACATTAACCCAGCTGTAACCAGTGCATTTTTTATAACCAGACGAATAAGTTTCGCCAAAGCTATTTTTTACATTGCGGCTCAGTGTGTCGGAGCAATTCTTGGAGCACTCATATTAAAAGGCGTGACACCTTACCAGCGCTGGGGTGCGCTTGGAACTACTGGACTAAATAAGGAAATGGAGACAGGACGAGCGTTTGGTGTGGAATTTATGATAACGTTTGTCCTGGTTTTCACTGTGTTTGCGGCATGTGATGGGAAGAGAACCGATCTGAAAGGGTCTGGACCATTGTCTATTGGGCTCTCTGTAACCATGTGTCATTTGTTTGCT ataccaTTGACTGGTTCGAGTATGAACTCTGCGAGAAGTTTTGGACCAGCTGTTGCCATGAACAACTGGGAAAATCACTGG GTGTACTGGATTGGTCCTATTCTGGGAGGTGTTGTTGCTGGATTATTGTACGAGTATATATTTGCTGCGAACGCTTCGATGAATAAAATAATGGAATTCCTTCTGTCCAGCAGATATGACACAGAAGACTTCCCAGCAAaagaacaaaaactaaaaattatGGTGGATTCTGATGAAGATAATATATTCAATAAAACAGAAGAGAACGTGCAAATGATTATGCACGAAAAACATCACGAATCGTCATAG